In Mangrovivirga cuniculi, the following proteins share a genomic window:
- a CDS encoding AAA family ATPase, whose amino-acid sequence MAGSLYLTTSESGCGKSLVLLGISEILLRKTNKIGIFRPFISRKAGQRDKNIDLILKHFNLQINYEDTYAFYLDEGLKLIQEGKKTG is encoded by the coding sequence ATGGCCGGATCTCTATATTTAACTACCTCAGAATCAGGATGTGGTAAATCACTCGTTTTACTTGGTATATCCGAGATACTCCTAAGAAAGACAAATAAGATTGGAATATTCAGACCATTTATCAGTAGAAAGGCAGGACAGCGGGATAAGAATATTGACCTGATCCTAAAGCATTTCAATCTTCAAATTAATTATGAAGATACTTATGCCTTTTATTTGGATGAGGGATTAAAGCTAATCCAGGAAGGAAAAAAGACTGGGTAA
- a CDS encoding metal ABC transporter permease, whose protein sequence is MDALIIITVGFLVAFNCGILGSFLVLRKMAMIGDAISHAVLPGIVIAFMLSGSRENIFMMIGAGVIGVFVTIMIEVFTRKGKIPVDAAIGYSFTFLFAIGIILLTAFADDVDIDEQCVLYGEIIYIPFNVWVTEGGLNLGPTALWIVGLNSLIVIIIVLSFYKELLITSFNPDFAESVGIKPIVWHYVLMGLVSYTAVSSFESVGAVLVVGLIIIPPATAYLITERFNKMLIYTTIIALMTSILGYYLAFLLNVSVAGAMITVSGTIFLLVFYISNQYNKRVIMSESE, encoded by the coding sequence ATGGATGCACTTATAATTATAACAGTTGGTTTCCTTGTCGCGTTTAATTGCGGTATTCTAGGTAGTTTTCTTGTACTCAGAAAAATGGCCATGATCGGTGATGCAATTTCCCATGCTGTTCTGCCCGGAATTGTAATTGCATTTATGCTTTCCGGCAGCAGGGAAAACATTTTCATGATGATAGGTGCAGGTGTAATAGGTGTTTTTGTGACTATTATGATAGAAGTATTTACCAGAAAAGGAAAAATACCAGTCGATGCAGCAATTGGTTATAGCTTTACTTTCCTTTTTGCAATTGGTATAATTTTACTTACTGCATTTGCAGATGATGTTGACATAGATGAGCAATGTGTTTTGTATGGAGAGATCATTTATATTCCTTTTAATGTTTGGGTAACAGAAGGTGGCCTTAATTTGGGCCCCACTGCCCTATGGATAGTCGGTTTAAATTCTTTGATTGTAATAATTATTGTATTAAGTTTTTACAAGGAACTTCTAATTACATCATTTAATCCTGATTTTGCAGAATCTGTTGGAATAAAACCCATTGTCTGGCATTATGTATTGATGGGTCTTGTAAGTTACACTGCTGTTTCAAGTTTCGAATCTGTTGGTGCTGTTTTAGTAGTTGGATTAATAATTATTCCACCTGCCACTGCTTATTTAATCACAGAAAGGTTTAATAAAATGCTTATTTACACAACAATTATTGCCTTAATGACTTCAATATTAGGGTATTACCTGGCATTCCTGCTCAATGTTTCTGTAGCAGGTGCGATGATAACAGTAAGTGGTACAATCTTTTTATTGGTATTTTATATTTCTAATCAATATAATAAGCGGGTTATAATGTCAGAAAGCGAATGA
- a CDS encoding metal ABC transporter permease, which yields MIEFLSFLKDPNLQYVLWGCILLSFSAGLIGCFAYLQKKALIGDAISHSVLPGVAIAFMLIEIKSLPVLLTGAFISGIISQYLVVKLSEHPKISKDTAIGFVLTFFFGIGIVLLTYIQQSGHAGQSGLEDFIFGKAATLVQKDINLFIGLSVIIIIVVLLMKKEFTIISFDEDFAHTSGMNVSMINKIMTGLYVMAIVSGIQAVGVVLMSALVITPAAAGRFWTNNINKLLIISSLIAGLGGGIGVLISYSAPQMPTGPWVVVVLSVIALISFLIAPQTGIISKWFNQRKNKQKIHNENILKLLYKICEKKGNIQCSIDKYEAAKRYSLSNKEFFNKLNKLYKNNYLEYLINNQIQLTKKGVEEGQRIVRLHRLWEAYLATYLNIAPDHVHDDAEAIEHVLTPELEAKLDKLLDYPEADPHEAKIPRKKNI from the coding sequence ATGATTGAATTTCTATCATTTCTGAAAGACCCGAATCTCCAATATGTTTTATGGGGGTGTATTTTATTGAGTTTCTCTGCCGGGCTGATCGGTTGCTTTGCCTATTTACAGAAAAAAGCACTTATCGGAGATGCTATTTCCCACTCAGTTTTACCGGGTGTGGCGATTGCTTTTATGCTAATCGAAATAAAATCATTGCCTGTTTTGTTAACCGGGGCTTTTATATCGGGAATAATCTCTCAATATCTTGTGGTCAAATTGTCGGAACATCCTAAAATCAGCAAGGATACGGCAATCGGGTTCGTATTAACTTTTTTCTTTGGAATTGGGATTGTCTTACTGACTTACATTCAGCAATCAGGTCATGCAGGACAAAGTGGATTAGAGGATTTTATTTTTGGTAAAGCGGCGACCCTGGTTCAGAAAGATATCAATTTATTTATCGGGCTTTCTGTTATAATTATTATTGTCGTTTTATTGATGAAAAAAGAATTTACGATTATCTCTTTCGATGAAGATTTTGCTCATACCTCCGGAATGAATGTTTCGATGATCAATAAAATTATGACCGGACTCTATGTAATGGCAATAGTATCGGGAATACAAGCCGTAGGTGTGGTTTTAATGTCCGCTTTAGTGATAACTCCTGCTGCTGCAGGAAGGTTCTGGACCAACAATATTAATAAATTACTGATCATCTCTTCATTGATCGCCGGTTTAGGTGGTGGAATTGGAGTACTTATCTCCTACTCTGCTCCTCAAATGCCTACAGGGCCATGGGTTGTTGTCGTATTAAGTGTCATCGCACTAATATCTTTTTTAATTGCACCTCAGACCGGAATAATCAGTAAATGGTTCAATCAAAGAAAAAACAAACAAAAAATTCATAATGAAAATATCCTGAAACTACTTTATAAGATCTGTGAAAAGAAAGGAAACATTCAATGCAGCATTGATAAATATGAAGCAGCTAAAAGATATTCGTTAAGTAATAAAGAGTTTTTTAATAAGCTAAATAAGCTATACAAGAATAATTATTTGGAATACTTAATAAATAACCAAATACAACTTACTAAGAAAGGTGTTGAAGAAGGACAACGTATTGTCCGATTACACAGACTATGGGAGGCCTATCTGGCCACCTATCTTAATATTGCTCCAGACCATGTCCATGATGATGCTGAAGCGATAGAGCATGTACTGACTCCTGAACTGGAGGCAAAGCTGGATAAGCTTCTTGATTACCCTGAGGCTGACCCACATGAAGCTAAAATCCCTAGAAAAAAGAATATCTAA
- a CDS encoding pyridoxal phosphate-dependent aminotransferase, translated as MSIKIANRLSGSKEYYFSTKLRQLSDKQANGIDILNLGIGSPDMAPPENAVLSLIRESGKKNTHGYQSYRGLPDFRYAVSEFYDTFFQCNISESNVLPLIGSKEGLMHIAMTYLEKGDIALVPDPGYPTYEAVTRIAEATPVKYKLKEDNKWLIDAVYLENLINSFPVKVIFMNYPHMPTGASGNLKMFRKILDLAEKHNILIINDNPYSLILNNKPISAIQAYGIHPNLIELNSLSKSHNMAGWRIGFMVTHEEHISNILKFKTNMDSGMFLPVQVAAARALRNPKSWFDHLNQEYQKENI; from the coding sequence ATGAGTATTAAAATTGCAAACAGATTATCCGGCAGTAAAGAATACTATTTTTCAACTAAACTCAGGCAGCTTTCAGATAAGCAGGCAAACGGGATCGATATATTAAACCTTGGCATTGGAAGCCCTGATATGGCTCCTCCAGAAAATGCTGTTCTTTCACTAATCAGGGAAAGTGGCAAAAAGAATACTCACGGATATCAGAGTTATCGAGGTTTACCAGATTTCAGATATGCTGTATCAGAATTTTATGATACTTTTTTTCAATGCAATATTTCAGAGAGTAATGTCTTACCACTAATAGGCTCAAAAGAAGGATTGATGCATATAGCAATGACCTATCTTGAAAAAGGAGATATCGCGCTTGTGCCTGATCCAGGCTATCCTACTTATGAAGCTGTAACCAGAATAGCTGAAGCTACACCGGTAAAGTACAAGCTGAAAGAAGATAATAAATGGCTAATTGATGCAGTATATTTAGAAAACCTTATAAACAGCTTTCCTGTTAAAGTGATTTTTATGAATTACCCTCACATGCCAACAGGAGCTTCCGGTAATCTTAAAATGTTCAGAAAAATTCTTGATTTAGCTGAAAAACACAATATTCTGATAATTAATGATAATCCATATTCATTAATCCTAAATAATAAACCGATAAGTGCTATCCAGGCTTATGGAATACATCCGAATTTGATAGAACTTAACTCTCTTTCTAAATCACACAATATGGCAGGTTGGAGAATAGGATTTATGGTAACACATGAAGAACATATTTCAAATATTCTGAAATTCAAGACCAACATGGACTCCGGCATGTTTCTTCCTGTTCAGGTTGCAGCAGCACGCGCATTAAGAAACCCTAAGAGCTGGTTCGATCATCTGAACCAGGAATATCAAAAAGAAAACATTTAG
- a CDS encoding prephenate dehydrogenase, translating to MKIGIIGLGLIGGSLGLALKKLNYKIVGFDSNQKHLAAALKYGLIHEQTDDIKLLLNECEIILLATPVKAIEHLVISLLSASRPDQVIIDCGSTKRSICETADQSPHRDRFVAAHPIAGTEYSGPAAAITDLFEGQKMILCDIENSNKRSALIAKSLFTDLGMEIIYMPSGEHDIHLAYVSHLSHVSSFALSLTALEIEKNNEHILNLSGSGFASTVRLAKSNPVTWKSIFLSNKENLLVAVKEYQNQLAGIQKALENEDSEELIKLMSRASEIKKILK from the coding sequence ATGAAAATTGGTATAATCGGGCTTGGTCTAATCGGAGGTTCATTAGGTTTAGCCCTTAAAAAGCTTAACTATAAAATAGTAGGATTTGATTCTAATCAGAAGCATCTGGCTGCTGCTTTAAAATATGGTTTGATTCATGAGCAAACTGATGATATAAAATTACTGCTCAATGAATGTGAAATTATATTATTAGCTACACCAGTGAAAGCAATTGAACATTTGGTCATTTCATTATTATCCGCATCCCGGCCGGATCAGGTGATTATTGATTGCGGTTCAACAAAAAGATCCATATGTGAAACTGCTGATCAAAGTCCTCACAGGGATAGATTTGTTGCGGCCCACCCCATAGCTGGTACAGAATATAGTGGCCCTGCAGCTGCAATCACTGATTTATTTGAAGGGCAAAAAATGATATTATGTGACATCGAAAACTCGAATAAAAGATCAGCACTGATAGCTAAAAGCCTATTTACTGATTTGGGAATGGAAATCATCTATATGCCTTCAGGCGAGCATGATATTCATCTGGCATATGTCTCCCATTTATCACACGTTTCTTCTTTTGCTTTGAGCTTAACAGCACTTGAGATCGAAAAAAATAATGAACATATACTCAACCTTAGTGGATCCGGATTTGCCTCAACAGTCAGGCTTGCAAAAAGTAATCCTGTCACCTGGAAATCGATTTTTCTATCCAATAAAGAAAACCTCTTAGTAGCCGTCAAAGAATATCAAAATCAACTCGCAGGAATACAGAAGGCCCTTGAAAATGAAGATTCGGAAGAACTTATAAAACTTATGTCCAGGGCAAGTGAGATTAAAAAAATATTGAAATAA
- a CDS encoding Hpt domain-containing protein — translation MADKELIDLNQVRKIAYQDPDFTKEILNISIQEIPKITREIKTALEKKDSEASKQAVHKIKPTFYTLGSDHFGDLAKKVQDHLADGGELDSVIGEIEEIIAIEPVIIEEIKKKLTLLQGI, via the coding sequence ATGGCTGATAAAGAGTTAATCGATTTAAACCAGGTAAGAAAAATAGCATATCAGGATCCTGATTTTACAAAAGAAATCCTTAATATTTCCATTCAGGAAATACCTAAGATTACCAGGGAAATAAAAACAGCTCTTGAAAAAAAGGATTCGGAAGCTTCAAAACAAGCTGTTCATAAAATAAAACCTACTTTTTATACCCTTGGATCAGATCATTTTGGAGACCTGGCAAAAAAAGTACAGGATCACCTGGCAGATGGTGGCGAACTTGACTCTGTAATTGGAGAAATTGAAGAAATTATTGCTATAGAACCGGTAATAATTGAAGAAATCAAGAAAAAACTTACTTTACTCCAGGGAATCTGA
- a CDS encoding metal-dependent transcriptional regulator, with amino-acid sequence MLSYTEENYLKAIYHLSSGGEHEVSTNSIAESLQTKAASVSDMLKKLSVKELVEYRRYKGVNISEDGKKEALKIIRKHRLWEVFLVNNLKFNWDEVHEVAEQLEHIKSPLLIKRLDEFLGYPSFDPHGDPIPDEFGVIKDKAKILLKDLEEGNEAIVVAVSDDNPAFLQYCSKLGIKIGTPLKAIDKLEFDNSMQLLLDGDQKINVSKEVSENIWVTD; translated from the coding sequence ATGCTTAGTTACACCGAAGAAAATTACCTCAAAGCCATTTATCACCTGTCCTCTGGTGGAGAGCATGAGGTATCGACAAACTCAATTGCCGAATCACTACAAACTAAAGCGGCTTCAGTAAGTGATATGTTGAAAAAACTTTCGGTGAAGGAGTTAGTAGAATACCGGCGATATAAAGGAGTAAATATATCAGAAGATGGCAAAAAGGAAGCGCTCAAGATCATAAGAAAGCATCGGCTTTGGGAAGTCTTTCTTGTAAACAATTTAAAATTTAATTGGGATGAGGTTCACGAAGTTGCAGAACAATTGGAGCATATAAAGTCTCCCCTACTAATTAAACGCCTTGATGAATTCCTGGGCTATCCTAGCTTCGATCCTCATGGGGATCCGATCCCAGATGAATTTGGAGTTATAAAAGATAAAGCCAAAATACTATTAAAAGATCTGGAGGAAGGAAATGAAGCGATAGTTGTAGCTGTTTCAGATGATAATCCTGCCTTTCTGCAATATTGCAGCAAACTGGGAATAAAAATTGGTACTCCTCTTAAAGCAATAGACAAGCTTGAATTTGATAATTCAATGCAGCTTTTACTTGATGGAGATCAAAAAATTAATGTATCAAAAGAAGTATCAGAAAATATATGGGTAACCGATTAA
- a CDS encoding DEAD/DEAH box helicase: MKQFIDLGLSPVVVQAIEKLGFEEPTPIQKEAIPFLLANQKDITALAQTGTGKTAAFGLPLLEKVDSTISNTQGLILVPTRELGQQVASQLKQFAAFAKAVHIEVVYGGASIEQQIRALRKAPHIIIATPGRLIDLINRRKVDLSNVNYVVLDEADEMLNMGFKEDIDTILETTPNEKNTWLFSATMSKGIRHIASNYLNNPHEIKIDSRETVNEGITHAYIETNRETRVDIIKNILLVENETGGILFCRTKAESEDVGQALQNAGIHTEVLHGGFTQAHRDKVMRKFREKKIQLLVATDVAARGIDVKDIGYVFNFGIPDNMEFYTHRSGRTARAGSKGTSVVFIGRRDRSKLKNLARRLRIDFEPFKMPDVNDIIQEKLSDWVNGLQKKVDKAEKRIPSEITENVAKQLNHFSREQLISMLVDTEFGKMYKAVNNIGKIKEKKKFDDVRGGKRNDRRKDNKSERSRNSNMPSRGDKDFPRYFINIGKMDSMSKKDLAVFISQQAGIPQRDLVSIDIFRTHSYFSVNKKFTDRIASSMRGVEVNGRQLRVNRDNVK, from the coding sequence TTGAAACAATTCATTGATCTGGGTCTTTCTCCAGTAGTTGTTCAAGCGATTGAAAAACTAGGATTTGAAGAACCCACTCCGATTCAAAAGGAAGCAATTCCTTTCTTATTAGCAAACCAAAAGGATATAACAGCGTTGGCACAGACCGGCACCGGTAAAACGGCTGCATTCGGTTTACCGTTGCTTGAGAAGGTTGATTCAACCATCTCCAACACCCAGGGCTTAATCCTTGTGCCGACGCGTGAATTGGGGCAACAGGTAGCTTCGCAACTAAAACAATTTGCTGCTTTTGCGAAAGCAGTACATATTGAAGTTGTTTACGGAGGTGCCTCAATTGAGCAGCAAATCAGAGCGCTGCGCAAAGCTCCACATATAATAATAGCAACGCCCGGAAGACTTATTGATTTGATCAACCGAAGAAAAGTTGATCTTTCAAACGTAAACTATGTAGTATTAGATGAAGCTGATGAAATGTTAAACATGGGCTTCAAAGAGGATATTGATACAATCCTTGAAACTACACCAAATGAAAAGAATACCTGGTTATTCTCTGCAACAATGTCAAAAGGTATCAGGCATATTGCATCTAACTATCTGAATAATCCTCATGAGATCAAAATTGATAGCAGGGAAACAGTAAATGAGGGAATAACTCACGCTTACATCGAAACTAATCGTGAAACCAGGGTAGATATCATTAAAAACATTCTACTTGTTGAAAACGAAACTGGTGGAATTCTTTTTTGCCGAACAAAGGCTGAATCTGAAGATGTAGGACAGGCATTACAAAATGCTGGTATACATACTGAAGTGTTACACGGTGGCTTCACTCAGGCACATCGAGATAAAGTAATGCGCAAATTCAGGGAAAAGAAAATTCAATTGTTAGTTGCTACTGATGTTGCAGCAAGAGGAATTGATGTGAAAGATATCGGATATGTATTTAATTTCGGTATTCCTGACAATATGGAGTTTTATACTCACAGAAGTGGACGTACTGCAAGAGCAGGTTCTAAAGGAACTTCAGTTGTCTTTATAGGCAGAAGAGATCGTTCAAAACTGAAAAATCTTGCCAGGAGACTGAGAATTGACTTCGAACCTTTCAAAATGCCTGATGTAAACGACATCATTCAGGAAAAATTAAGTGATTGGGTAAACGGACTTCAAAAGAAAGTAGATAAAGCTGAAAAACGCATTCCTTCAGAAATTACTGAAAATGTAGCTAAGCAGCTTAATCACTTTTCAAGAGAACAGCTTATTTCAATGCTTGTAGATACTGAATTTGGTAAAATGTATAAAGCTGTTAACAACATCGGAAAAATAAAAGAGAAAAAGAAATTCGATGATGTTAGAGGTGGAAAACGAAATGACCGAAGAAAAGATAACAAGTCTGAGAGATCAAGAAACTCAAATATGCCTTCCAGAGGTGATAAAGACTTTCCTAGATACTTTATCAACATCGGAAAGATGGACAGTATGAGTAAGAAAGATCTCGCAGTGTTTATCAGCCAGCAGGCGGGCATTCCTCAAAGAGATCTTGTTTCTATCGATATTTTCAGAACTCACTCTTATTTCTCAGTTAATAAGAAGTTTACGGATCGAATTGCGTCATCGATGCGAGGTGTAGAAGTAAACGGAAGACAATTAAGAGTAAATAGAGATAATGTTAAGTAA
- a CDS encoding metal ABC transporter substrate-binding protein, whose amino-acid sequence MGNRLIILFFISALLFSCGKTEKKDNSNKINVLSTTGMIYDIVLNVGGEKVNAQFLMGPGVDPIYIRLLKMTFLK is encoded by the coding sequence ATGGGTAACCGATTAATAATTTTATTTTTTATTTCTGCCTTACTTTTTTCCTGTGGTAAAACTGAGAAAAAAGATAACAGTAATAAGATCAATGTGCTTTCAACCACGGGTATGATCTATGATATTGTCTTAAATGTAGGAGGTGAAAAGGTTAACGCTCAATTCCTTATGGGTCCCGGAGTAGACCCCATTTATATAAGGCTACTCAAAATGACCTTTCTAAAATGA
- a CDS encoding 2,3,4,5-tetrahydropyridine-2,6-dicarboxylate N-succinyltransferase, with translation MTELQKVIEEAWENRELLKEQKTQQAIEEVIEGLDKGTMRTAEPKGEDWQVNDWIKKAVILYFPIRKMERIEVGPFEFHDKMMLKSDYDKLGVRVVPHAVARYGAYISKGVVMMPSYVNIGAYVDEGTMVDTWATVGSCAQIGKNVHLSGGVGIGGVLEPVQAAPVIVEDGAFIGSRCILVEGVKVGKEAVLGANVTLTGSTKIIDVTKEEPVIYKGYVPPRSVVIPGSYTKEFPAGNYQVPAALIIGQRKASTDLKTSLNDALRENDVAV, from the coding sequence ATGACTGAATTACAAAAAGTAATTGAAGAAGCCTGGGAAAACAGAGAGTTATTGAAAGAGCAGAAAACTCAGCAAGCGATCGAAGAAGTTATCGAAGGTTTGGATAAAGGAACTATGAGGACGGCAGAGCCTAAAGGTGAAGACTGGCAGGTAAACGACTGGATCAAAAAAGCCGTGATATTATATTTCCCAATTCGTAAAATGGAGAGGATAGAAGTAGGGCCTTTTGAATTTCATGATAAGATGATGCTCAAAAGCGATTACGATAAATTAGGTGTAAGGGTCGTTCCTCATGCAGTGGCCAGGTATGGTGCTTACATATCAAAAGGAGTTGTAATGATGCCTTCATATGTTAATATCGGAGCATATGTAGATGAAGGAACGATGGTTGATACCTGGGCAACTGTAGGAAGCTGTGCTCAAATTGGTAAAAATGTTCATCTGAGTGGTGGTGTTGGTATTGGTGGTGTACTTGAGCCGGTACAGGCTGCACCTGTAATAGTAGAAGATGGAGCTTTTATCGGTTCGAGGTGTATCCTGGTAGAAGGAGTCAAAGTAGGAAAAGAAGCAGTTCTTGGTGCAAATGTAACACTGACAGGTTCAACCAAGATTATAGATGTGACTAAAGAGGAGCCTGTTATCTATAAAGGATATGTTCCACCGAGGTCTGTTGTAATTCCGGGGTCTTATACAAAAGAATTTCCAGCCGGGAATTACCAGGTTCCAGCAGCCCTGATTATCGGGCAGAGAAAGGCTAGTACCGACCTGAAAACCTCACTGAACGATGCTTTACGTGAAAATGACGTAGCTGTTTGA
- a CDS encoding glycosyltransferase family protein has translation MNRKILIASTTKPVDDTRMTDKIAATLAEVHKYTIYVIGFPSKFKPVYSNINFFNIPKAEFSFGKRLKALLYILRILIKVKPDIVIASNTETLLVMKVYQIIFGAYLVYDIRENYSLNKKVRNEGSGNHILKLLSVSGKIERSLINKADALILAERIYSEQFDIPSHTPSLLFENKAIIKSESKNVQPPHFLLSGTLSTIHGTVDAVKWFLNSFSDNQVKLTIIGQYHDIAVLNELLSLTNNVENVDLFLSRFPISHWLIQEKLISSTHIISPYHNLTAFEGKLPTKLFEAAANHKIIISRKNASWNSYFKDAWLIETDFQTALEASQKNRILQFNGKEYNTARYLANRNELKDFFTKLDMP, from the coding sequence ATGAATAGAAAAATTCTTATTGCGTCCACCACCAAACCGGTCGACGATACCAGGATGACAGACAAGATTGCAGCCACGCTGGCAGAAGTGCACAAATATACTATTTACGTAATTGGATTCCCATCAAAATTCAAACCCGTCTATTCAAATATAAACTTTTTCAATATTCCTAAAGCAGAATTTTCATTTGGAAAAAGACTTAAAGCTTTACTTTACATATTAAGAATACTTATTAAAGTTAAACCTGACATAGTTATAGCTAGTAATACTGAAACACTGCTAGTTATGAAGGTATACCAAATAATATTTGGCGCGTATTTAGTATACGATATACGAGAAAATTACTCCCTTAACAAAAAGGTAAGAAATGAAGGAAGCGGTAACCATATATTGAAATTGTTAAGTGTATCAGGCAAAATCGAAAGATCTCTTATTAATAAAGCTGACGCATTAATTCTGGCTGAAAGAATTTACTCTGAGCAATTTGATATTCCGTCACATACACCCTCCCTATTATTTGAAAATAAAGCTATTATCAAATCCGAAAGCAAAAATGTTCAACCACCACACTTTCTCCTTTCGGGTACACTTTCTACAATTCATGGTACTGTGGATGCAGTTAAATGGTTTTTAAATTCATTTTCTGATAATCAGGTAAAACTCACAATAATCGGCCAATATCATGATATTGCAGTACTCAATGAGTTGTTATCCTTAACAAACAATGTTGAGAATGTCGATCTCTTCTTGTCCAGATTCCCTATTAGCCATTGGTTAATACAAGAAAAGTTGATTAGTTCAACGCATATAATCTCTCCTTACCATAATTTAACTGCATTCGAGGGGAAATTGCCTACCAAACTTTTTGAAGCTGCAGCAAACCATAAAATTATTATATCAAGAAAAAACGCTTCATGGAATAGCTACTTTAAAGATGCCTGGCTAATTGAAACAGACTTCCAGACTGCTCTTGAAGCATCTCAAAAAAATCGCATTCTGCAATTCAATGGGAAAGAATATAATACCGCTCGCTATCTGGCAAACAGGAATGAATTAAAAGACTTTTTCACTAAATTAGATATGCCTTAA
- a CDS encoding metal ABC transporter solute-binding protein, Zn/Mn family, with protein sequence MREAEIIFYNGLHLEGKMQETLEKIANSKPVIAVSSGIKKSLLKESEDFGGVYDPHIWFDVSLWKQAVNVVTNTLIKADEKNEQYYLNNAKDYLAALTALDAWVKQSISTIPEKQRVMITAHDAFGYFGEAYNIEVRGLQGISTRSEPGIRDITNLTQYITENKIKAVFVESSVSEKSLRAVVEGSKEKGHNVQIGGTLFSDAMGAEDTPEGTYEGMVRHNVNTIVNSLK encoded by the coding sequence ATGAGAGAAGCTGAGATCATATTTTACAATGGCCTTCATCTCGAGGGAAAAATGCAGGAAACACTTGAAAAGATAGCCAATTCCAAACCTGTGATCGCCGTTTCTTCCGGGATAAAAAAATCTCTGCTAAAAGAAAGTGAAGACTTTGGAGGCGTATATGACCCGCATATTTGGTTTGATGTTTCACTTTGGAAGCAAGCCGTTAACGTGGTTACAAACACTCTGATAAAGGCTGATGAGAAAAACGAGCAATATTATCTCAATAATGCGAAAGATTACCTGGCAGCCCTTACTGCTTTAGATGCATGGGTTAAGCAATCGATATCTACTATTCCTGAAAAGCAACGAGTTATGATCACTGCTCATGATGCTTTCGGATATTTTGGTGAGGCATACAATATCGAGGTCCGTGGATTACAAGGAATTTCTACAAGATCTGAACCTGGTATCCGAGATATAACCAACTTAACCCAATACATAACTGAAAATAAAATTAAAGCTGTTTTTGTGGAAAGTTCAGTTTCTGAAAAAAGTCTACGTGCTGTAGTTGAAGGATCCAAAGAGAAAGGACATAATGTTCAAATCGGGGGAACCCTTTTTTCAGATGCAATGGGAGCAGAAGATACTCCGGAAGGGACTTACGAAGGAATGGTAAGACACAATGTCAACACAATTGTTAATTCACTGAAATGA
- a CDS encoding metal ABC transporter ATP-binding protein, whose protein sequence is MNKTAVEIHDLVVAYNRKPVLWNIDAHLPAGKIIGIIGPNGAGKSTLIKAMMGLLKPASGRILFFDKPLDEVRERVAYVPQRESVDWQFPVTVFDVVLMGWYKKIGLFKNPGKSDREKAKQALEKVDMYQYRDRQISQLSGGQQQRVFIARALIQDADIYLMDEPFAGVDASTEKAILELMKEMGEQGKTVIVVHHDLQTVMDFFDWVMMLNQRLVACGKTQDVFIEKNLNDTYGGKLTLLNEVGQILSKNQMPQREK, encoded by the coding sequence ATGAATAAAACTGCAGTTGAAATACACGACCTGGTAGTTGCATATAATCGTAAACCGGTTTTATGGAATATCGATGCCCATCTTCCTGCCGGAAAGATAATTGGAATTATAGGCCCTAATGGTGCGGGTAAAAGCACATTAATTAAAGCAATGATGGGGCTTCTAAAGCCTGCGAGTGGTAGAATCCTATTCTTTGATAAACCCCTGGACGAAGTACGTGAAAGAGTTGCTTATGTGCCGCAACGTGAATCGGTAGACTGGCAGTTTCCGGTCACAGTATTTGATGTGGTGTTAATGGGCTGGTACAAAAAGATCGGACTATTTAAAAATCCCGGAAAAAGTGATAGAGAAAAAGCAAAACAGGCCCTGGAGAAAGTCGATATGTATCAATACCGGGACAGACAAATTTCTCAATTAAGTGGTGGGCAGCAACAAAGGGTTTTTATTGCCCGGGCATTGATTCAGGATGCAGATATATACTTAATGGATGAACCTTTTGCAGGGGTCGATGCTTCTACCGAAAAAGCGATACTGGAACTAATGAAGGAAATGGGAGAACAGGGAAAAACTGTAATAGTCGTTCATCACGACCTTCAAACTGTAATGGATTTTTTCGATTGGGTAATGATGCTAAATCAACGTCTTGTAGCATGCGGAAAAACACAGGATGTATTCATAGAAAAGAATCTCAATGACACATATGGAGGGAAATTAACCCTGCTCAATGAAGTCGGACAGATATTAAGTAAAAATCAAATGCCACAAAGAGAAAAATAA